Proteins encoded within one genomic window of Paludisphaera rhizosphaerae:
- a CDS encoding DUF1559 family PulG-like putative transporter, with the protein MRVVSPRARIGFTLIELLVVIAIIAVLIALLLPAVQAAREAARRAQCVNNLKQLGLALHNYESANSGFPWNQVCGRPGNPAAPTAQLQPHQGISGIALMLPYFEQQAVANSMNFMWGVTFGGNTTSVSGFDIIQFTAVSTTIASLLCPSDGTGVGRNNYYLSNGTNYDWHSRAGGAGVFGRPDNDSTVIPTVCYAASTNYGAGTIAGITDGTSNTVAFAERNRGDGSNTKFSPSDIYVGANMPAPTFYIAQMDAAFIVSSMMPACSAFAKANPLQTWNYGGYQWASDNYNQSTFNFMITPNNSTPDCSNWGSSGVGYGFHTPRSNHSGGVNVCLADGSVRFIKNSINVQTWYALGTRGNGEVISADSY; encoded by the coding sequence ATGCGCGTCGTCTCCCCACGCGCTCGAATCGGCTTCACGCTGATCGAGTTGCTCGTCGTGATCGCGATCATCGCGGTCCTGATCGCCCTCTTACTCCCCGCCGTCCAGGCGGCCCGCGAGGCCGCTCGTCGGGCTCAATGCGTCAACAATCTGAAACAACTCGGCCTCGCGTTGCACAACTACGAGTCGGCCAACAGCGGCTTCCCGTGGAACCAGGTCTGCGGCCGTCCTGGCAACCCTGCCGCTCCCACGGCACAACTTCAACCGCACCAGGGAATCAGCGGTATCGCCCTGATGCTGCCGTATTTCGAGCAGCAGGCGGTGGCGAACTCCATGAACTTTATGTGGGGTGTTACGTTCGGCGGTAACACGACCAGCGTCTCCGGTTTCGACATTATCCAGTTCACCGCCGTTAGCACGACGATCGCCTCGCTGCTCTGCCCCAGCGACGGCACCGGCGTTGGTCGCAACAACTACTATTTGTCGAACGGGACGAATTACGACTGGCACTCCCGCGCCGGCGGTGCCGGCGTCTTCGGACGGCCCGACAATGATTCCACGGTCATCCCCACTGTATGCTACGCAGCCTCGACCAACTACGGCGCGGGGACGATCGCGGGGATTACCGACGGCACATCGAACACCGTGGCCTTTGCCGAGCGCAACCGAGGCGACGGCAGCAACACCAAGTTCAGTCCCAGCGACATCTATGTCGGTGCCAACATGCCCGCGCCCACGTTCTACATCGCCCAGATGGACGCAGCCTTCATCGTCAGCTCGATGATGCCGGCCTGCTCCGCGTTCGCCAAGGCGAACCCCCTCCAGACGTGGAACTATGGTGGGTATCAATGGGCGTCGGACAACTACAATCAGTCGACGTTCAATTTCATGATCACACCCAACAACTCGACTCCCGACTGCTCCAACTGGGGATCGTCGGGGGTCGGCTACGGGTTTCACACTCCTCGCAGCAACCACTCGGGCGGCGTGAACGTCTGCCTGGCCGACGGCTCGGTCCGGTTCATCAAGAACTCGATCAACGTCCAGACCTGGTACGCCCTCGGCACCAGAGGCAATGGCGAGGTCATCTCCGCAGACTCGTATTGA
- the ilvB gene encoding biosynthetic-type acetolactate synthase large subunit, whose translation MAATENCKLPTATRPTTGADVLVESLARHGVDVVFAYPGGASMPMHQALTRYRDRIRTILPRHEQGGVFAAEGYARASGKPGIVMATSGPGALNLVTGLADAKMDSIPLIAITGQVPTHVIGTDAFQETPTVEVCRAICKHAYLVQDARDVARVVKEAFYLATTGRPGPVLIDMPKDVQNTIVQNPDYDVEMDLPGYRLPPPPSQARIREVVEALRTAERPIIYCGGGVLASNAGDELREFAAKTGIPVAMTVHGLGAMPSDHYLSLGMLGMHGTVYANEAVNGADLLLALGVRFDDRVTGKLTEFAKHGKIVHVDIDASEINKNKYAHIPIHSDVKSFLQEVTPLVSTGDYRAWHKQVDEWRASDPMAYDQRDDAILPQYVLDEFSKITEGEFIMSTGVGQHQMWAAQWTKFKRLRSWITSGGLGSMGYGLPAAMGAQAAFPDALVVDIDGDGSFVMNIQELATVFCENLPIKMIVLNNQHLGMVVQWEDRFHQGNRAHTYLGPVDHPEAVGKGDGELPAVTYPDFVTMAKGFGIAARQIRKKSDVADALKEMIAHKGPYVLDVLVPYQEHVLPMIPAGGTVRDIIKS comes from the coding sequence GTGGCCGCCACAGAGAATTGCAAGCTTCCGACCGCAACCAGGCCCACGACCGGGGCAGACGTCCTGGTCGAGTCTCTGGCGAGGCACGGCGTCGACGTCGTATTCGCTTACCCGGGCGGGGCGAGCATGCCCATGCACCAGGCCCTGACCCGCTACCGCGACCGGATCCGGACCATCCTCCCCCGCCACGAACAGGGGGGCGTCTTCGCGGCCGAGGGTTACGCGCGGGCCAGCGGCAAGCCTGGCATCGTGATGGCCACCTCCGGGCCCGGCGCCCTGAACCTGGTCACCGGCCTGGCCGACGCCAAGATGGACTCGATCCCGCTGATCGCCATCACCGGGCAGGTGCCGACCCACGTCATCGGGACCGACGCCTTCCAGGAAACGCCGACCGTCGAAGTCTGTCGCGCCATCTGCAAGCACGCCTACCTCGTGCAGGACGCCCGCGACGTCGCTCGGGTCGTCAAGGAGGCGTTCTATCTGGCGACCACCGGCCGTCCGGGCCCCGTCCTCATCGACATGCCCAAGGACGTCCAGAACACGATCGTCCAGAACCCCGACTACGACGTTGAGATGGATCTCCCCGGCTACCGCCTCCCCCCCCCGCCCTCCCAGGCGAGGATTCGTGAGGTGGTCGAGGCCCTGCGCACGGCCGAGCGGCCCATCATCTACTGCGGCGGCGGCGTCCTGGCCTCCAACGCCGGCGATGAACTCCGCGAGTTCGCCGCCAAGACGGGCATCCCGGTGGCCATGACCGTCCACGGCCTGGGGGCCATGCCCAGCGACCATTACCTCTCGCTGGGCATGCTCGGCATGCACGGCACGGTCTACGCCAATGAGGCCGTCAACGGCGCCGACCTCTTGCTGGCCCTGGGCGTCCGGTTCGACGACCGCGTCACCGGCAAACTGACCGAGTTCGCCAAGCACGGCAAGATCGTCCACGTCGACATCGACGCCTCGGAGATCAACAAGAACAAGTACGCCCACATTCCGATCCACTCCGACGTCAAGTCGTTCCTTCAGGAAGTGACGCCTCTGGTCTCCACCGGCGACTACCGCGCCTGGCACAAGCAGGTCGACGAGTGGCGCGCCAGCGACCCGATGGCCTACGACCAGCGCGACGACGCGATTCTGCCCCAGTACGTCCTCGACGAGTTCTCCAAGATCACGGAGGGCGAGTTCATCATGTCGACGGGCGTCGGCCAGCATCAGATGTGGGCCGCGCAGTGGACGAAGTTCAAGCGGCTGCGGTCGTGGATCACGTCCGGCGGCCTGGGCTCGATGGGTTACGGCCTCCCCGCCGCCATGGGCGCGCAGGCGGCCTTCCCCGACGCCCTGGTGGTCGACATCGACGGCGACGGCAGCTTCGTGATGAACATCCAGGAGCTGGCGACGGTCTTCTGCGAGAACCTGCCGATCAAGATGATCGTCCTGAACAACCAGCACCTGGGGATGGTCGTCCAGTGGGAAGACCGCTTCCACCAGGGGAACCGCGCCCACACCTACCTGGGCCCCGTCGACCACCCCGAGGCGGTCGGCAAGGGGGACGGCGAACTGCCGGCCGTCACCTATCCGGATTTCGTGACGATGGCCAAGGGCTTCGGCATCGCCGCCCGCCAGATCCGCAAGAAGTCGGACGTCGCCGACGCCCTCAAGGAGATGATCGCCCATAAGGGCCCCTACGTCCTTGACGTCCTGGTCCCCTACCAGGAGCACGTCCTCCCCATGATCCCCGCCGGCGGCACGGTGCGGGACATCATCAAGAGCTGA
- a CDS encoding succinate CoA transferase: MGRAFPTLTAEDAAELIPHGSLVGVSGFTPAGSPKVVPAALAARAKKLHAEGQPFQVRLLSGASTGPMCDDALAEAEAISWRAPYMTSAPFRKLANSGKVDFIDMHLSHVAQVTAGGFLGQMDVAIVEAVEVTPQGRVFLTTGIGNTPTFLEQASRVIIERNAYHSPRISELADIYTLPRPPHRDPIPIYDPLDRIGKRYADVDPRKIVGIVDSDQADGGRAFSAVDATSRAIGEHVCRFLLNEMAAGRIPAGFLPLQSGVGNVCNAVMASFSSNPDFPRFKLYTEVLQDTVVDLITSGSVVGASTCSLSLTDEKLQFVYDHFEDFADRIVLRPQEISNNPEVSRRLGVIATNTAIEVDIYGHVNSTHFFGTQMMNGIGGSGDFERNAYLSIFMCPSFAKGGKVSTIVPMCTHVDHSEHSVQVVVTEQGVADLRGLAPMARARAIIDNCAHPAYRDYLHRYIESAPMGHLRHDMKRCFELVNNYLESGQMLPDLDLKQFGA; encoded by the coding sequence ATGGGAAGAGCCTTTCCGACCCTCACCGCCGAAGACGCGGCGGAGTTGATCCCTCACGGCTCCTTGGTGGGGGTCAGCGGCTTCACGCCCGCCGGCTCCCCGAAGGTCGTGCCAGCCGCCCTGGCCGCGCGAGCCAAAAAACTGCACGCCGAGGGCCAGCCGTTTCAGGTCCGGCTCCTCTCGGGCGCCTCGACCGGGCCGATGTGCGACGACGCCCTCGCCGAGGCCGAGGCGATCAGTTGGCGGGCGCCCTACATGACGTCCGCCCCGTTCCGCAAGCTGGCCAACTCGGGGAAGGTCGACTTCATCGACATGCACCTGTCGCACGTTGCGCAGGTGACCGCGGGGGGCTTTCTCGGCCAGATGGACGTCGCGATCGTCGAGGCCGTCGAGGTCACTCCGCAGGGGCGGGTGTTCCTCACCACGGGCATCGGCAACACGCCGACGTTCCTGGAGCAGGCAAGCCGAGTCATCATCGAGCGGAACGCTTACCACTCGCCCAGGATCTCCGAACTGGCCGACATCTACACCCTGCCGAGGCCTCCTCATCGCGATCCGATCCCGATCTACGACCCGCTCGACCGGATCGGCAAACGGTACGCGGACGTCGATCCCCGTAAAATCGTGGGGATCGTCGACAGCGACCAGGCCGACGGCGGCCGGGCGTTCTCGGCGGTCGACGCGACGAGCCGGGCGATCGGCGAGCACGTCTGCCGCTTCCTGTTGAACGAGATGGCCGCCGGCCGGATTCCGGCCGGATTCCTTCCGCTTCAAAGCGGCGTCGGCAACGTCTGCAACGCCGTGATGGCCTCGTTCTCGTCAAACCCCGACTTCCCCCGGTTCAAGCTCTACACCGAGGTCCTCCAGGATACGGTGGTCGACCTGATCACCTCGGGCTCGGTCGTGGGGGCGAGCACCTGCTCACTGAGCCTGACCGACGAGAAGCTCCAGTTCGTCTACGACCACTTCGAAGACTTCGCCGATCGGATCGTCCTTCGTCCTCAGGAGATCTCCAACAACCCCGAGGTCTCGCGACGGCTGGGCGTCATCGCCACGAACACGGCGATCGAGGTCGACATCTACGGCCACGTCAACTCCACGCACTTCTTCGGCACGCAGATGATGAACGGCATCGGGGGGAGCGGCGACTTCGAGCGTAACGCCTACCTCTCCATCTTCATGTGCCCGTCGTTCGCCAAGGGGGGGAAGGTGTCGACCATCGTCCCCATGTGCACCCACGTCGACCACAGCGAGCACTCGGTCCAGGTCGTCGTGACTGAGCAGGGCGTCGCCGATCTTCGCGGGTTGGCTCCGATGGCCCGCGCCCGCGCGATCATCGACAACTGCGCCCACCCCGCCTATCGGGACTATCTTCACCGCTACATCGAATCCGCACCGATGGGGCACCTTCGACACGATATGAAGCGGTGCTTCGAGCTGGTGAACAACTATCTGGAGTCCGGACAGATGCTCCCAGATCTGGACCTTAAACAGTTCGGCGCCTGA
- a CDS encoding sigma-54-dependent transcriptional regulator: MYKSRILIVCPDSSGLALLTSMLKSLGHVIDEAPNDRAAVRLLERESVDLVLASVDPADSDCLELLNYVRRKHGHAAVVLMFPRIHPDRAKEAMRLGAAVLRYPAPAAELRAAVQQALEKANASKPAAVPVASEATNRTASAPTFSDWTPSPAVAEPPPIATQEVLTSQAPALPPTDLVRESNLIGVDPGLRQILGLATALAGSSATVLIQGEPGTGKSELARWLHRGTPGDRPFVAIHAAELSEAAGLDDPTSTRRDLGAEWASKLSRAVGGTLYIAEVGALDPGLQLQLLREIQLQDMEAASGRSGGDRRNQGQARLVLSTSEDLAGLVDQGRFRQDLFHRISSVSLTAPPLRHRGEDVELLAEHFRARFARQFDRQVVGFSRDAIEVLRRHDWPGNVRELQGVVQRAVVLCHGTRITATHLGPILNPHRGARAARANASRPHLPMGIRPLKEALEEPEKQIIIQALQALNWNRQETARMLDINRTTLYKKMKKYGLLVDEPMWVD; encoded by the coding sequence ATGTATAAGTCAAGAATCTTGATCGTCTGCCCGGACTCCAGCGGCCTGGCCTTGTTGACCTCCATGCTTAAGTCGTTGGGGCACGTCATCGACGAGGCGCCGAACGATCGTGCGGCGGTGCGTCTGCTTGAGCGCGAATCGGTCGATCTCGTGCTTGCGAGCGTCGACCCGGCTGATTCGGACTGTCTGGAACTGCTGAATTACGTCCGCCGCAAGCATGGGCATGCGGCCGTCGTGCTGATGTTCCCCCGGATCCATCCCGATCGAGCGAAAGAAGCGATGCGGTTGGGAGCCGCGGTTCTGAGGTATCCGGCCCCGGCCGCCGAACTCCGGGCCGCCGTGCAACAGGCTTTGGAGAAGGCGAACGCCTCGAAGCCCGCGGCCGTTCCGGTCGCGTCCGAGGCGACGAACCGGACCGCGTCGGCTCCGACGTTTTCGGACTGGACCCCGTCGCCGGCCGTCGCGGAGCCCCCGCCGATCGCGACGCAGGAGGTTCTGACGTCTCAGGCGCCTGCTCTTCCGCCGACGGATCTCGTTCGCGAGTCCAACCTGATCGGGGTTGACCCGGGCCTAAGGCAGATTTTGGGGCTGGCCACCGCGCTGGCGGGATCGTCGGCGACGGTTCTGATCCAGGGGGAGCCTGGGACCGGAAAGTCGGAGTTGGCTCGGTGGCTCCACCGGGGGACGCCGGGTGATCGACCGTTCGTCGCCATCCATGCGGCCGAGTTGAGCGAGGCCGCCGGGCTCGACGACCCCACTTCCACTCGTCGCGATCTGGGAGCCGAATGGGCCTCGAAGCTTTCTCGGGCGGTCGGCGGCACACTCTACATCGCGGAGGTCGGGGCCCTGGATCCCGGGCTGCAGCTCCAGCTTCTGCGAGAAATCCAGCTTCAGGACATGGAGGCCGCGTCCGGCCGCTCCGGAGGCGATCGTCGCAATCAGGGCCAGGCTCGGCTCGTGCTTTCGACCAGCGAGGATCTCGCCGGGCTCGTCGACCAGGGGAGATTCCGCCAGGATCTCTTCCACCGCATCAGCTCCGTCAGTCTGACCGCGCCTCCGCTTCGGCACCGCGGCGAGGACGTGGAACTGCTCGCCGAGCATTTCCGGGCGCGATTCGCCCGCCAGTTCGACCGTCAGGTCGTCGGCTTCTCGCGGGACGCCATCGAGGTGCTCCGGCGTCACGACTGGCCGGGGAACGTTCGCGAGCTTCAGGGGGTCGTTCAGCGGGCCGTGGTCCTCTGCCACGGGACGCGGATCACCGCCACCCATCTTGGGCCGATCCTCAATCCTCATCGCGGCGCCCGCGCCGCTCGCGCCAACGCTTCCCGCCCTCACCTCCCGATGGGGATTCGTCCTCTCAAGGAGGCCCTTGAGGAGCCCGAGAAGCAGATCATCATCCAGGCCCTTCAGGCCCTGAACTGGAACCGCCAGGAGACGGCCCGGATGCTCGACATCAACCGGACCACGCTCTACAAGAAGATGAAGAAGTACGGGCTGCTCGTCGACGAGCCGATGTGGGTCGACTGA
- the xerC gene encoding tyrosine recombinase XerC → MRASIQSFLEHLRVERQSSEHTLRCYEDDMVQFERFLEETGGVGEDATTIDARRLRRYSAWLTGQGYAASTVARRLASLRSYFRYLRRGGEVATDPAASLRNPKQPKRLPKLLRVEEVVRLLDSIPVADALGRRDRAMFETLYGGGLRVSEVVGLDLEDLDLDEELIRVRGKGKRERLCPVGSMAAYWIRLHLASRAPSSGSERAVFLNRYGDRLTSRSVGRLLEDHLARAGIRSEASPHTLRHSFATHLLDRGADLRSVQELLGHRNLTTTQIYTHVTQERILDVYQEAHPRA, encoded by the coding sequence GTGAGAGCTTCGATCCAATCGTTCCTGGAGCATCTTCGGGTGGAGCGTCAGTCGTCGGAGCACACGCTGCGGTGCTACGAGGATGACATGGTTCAGTTTGAGCGGTTTCTCGAGGAGACGGGAGGAGTGGGGGAAGACGCGACGACCATCGACGCCCGGAGGCTGCGGCGGTATTCCGCATGGCTGACCGGGCAAGGTTATGCGGCGTCGACGGTGGCGCGACGATTGGCGAGCCTGCGCTCGTACTTCCGCTACCTTCGTCGCGGCGGCGAGGTCGCGACCGACCCGGCCGCCTCGCTCCGCAATCCCAAGCAACCCAAACGGCTCCCCAAACTACTAAGAGTGGAAGAAGTGGTCCGCCTGCTGGACTCGATTCCCGTGGCCGACGCCCTGGGAAGGCGCGATCGAGCGATGTTCGAGACGCTCTATGGCGGCGGTCTGCGAGTAAGCGAGGTGGTAGGACTCGACCTGGAAGACCTGGACCTCGACGAGGAGCTGATTCGAGTCCGGGGCAAAGGAAAGCGAGAACGCCTCTGTCCGGTTGGGTCGATGGCCGCGTATTGGATTCGGCTGCACCTCGCGTCCAGAGCCCCAAGTTCGGGTTCGGAGCGAGCCGTCTTTTTGAACCGCTACGGTGATCGGCTGACCTCGCGAAGCGTCGGCCGACTCTTGGAGGATCATCTTGCCCGCGCCGGAATTCGGAGCGAGGCCAGCCCCCACACATTGCGTCATAGCTTTGCAACACACCTGCTCGATCGAGGCGCCGACCTTCGAAGCGTCCAGGAATTGCTAGGCCATCGCAACCTCACGACGACCCAGATCTACACCCACGTGACTCAGGAGAGAATCCTGGACGTTTACCAAGAAGCACATCCGCGCGCCTGA